The Candidatus Neomarinimicrobiota bacterium genome segment GGGCCCGGCACGGCAGTCTGGCCAGTGGTCGATGCCAAGGGTCGGCGGGTGCCGTCGGGAATTTACCTAGTGCGTCTGACCGACGGCCGGGGCACTACGGCCAGGCGCATCACGGTACAATAAAATATAGACAACGGCAGTGAAAGGAGCATGTGATGACCGAAGAGACCTGGCACGAACTCGAGGTTGTCCCCAATAAATACGAGGACCGCGACTACACCGTAAATATTTCCATCCCCGAATTCACCTGCGTCTGTCCCCGGACAGGACTGCCCGACTTTGCCACCATCACCATCAATTACGTGCCCGACAAGCATTTAGTGGAGCTGAAATCTCTCAAATACTATATCCTGAACTACCGCAATCTGGGCATATTTCACGAGGAGGCCGCCAACCGTATTCTAGACGATATCAAGAAGGCCGCTAAGCCGCGGCAGATAGAAGTAATCGGGGAATTCAACCCCCGGGGCGGTATCAAGACCGTGGTGACGTCGCGCTGGCCGGAGTGACCGCCCGCGTTACCCGATCTCAGTGACCAATGTTAATTACCACCAGTCGACTGCAAATAGCCCCTT includes the following:
- the queF gene encoding preQ(1) synthase, with product MTEETWHELEVVPNKYEDRDYTVNISIPEFTCVCPRTGLPDFATITINYVPDKHLVELKSLKYYILNYRNLGIFHEEAANRILDDIKKAAKPRQIEVIGEFNPRGGIKTVVTSRWPE